One region of Armigeres subalbatus isolate Guangzhou_Male chromosome 3, GZ_Asu_2, whole genome shotgun sequence genomic DNA includes:
- the LOC134220846 gene encoding protein yippee-like isoform X2 — protein sequence MVKTFQAYLPPTNRTYSCVHCRAHLASHDELISKSFQGSQGRAYLFNSVVNVACGQAEERVLLTGLHAVADIYCECCKTPLGWKYEHAFESSQKYKEGKYIIELAHMIKENGWD from the exons ATGGTGAAAACGTTTCAAGCCTATCTCCCGCCAACCAACCGAACGTATTCCTGTGTCCACTGTCGGGCACACCTAGCTAGTCACGATGAGCTTATATCGAAATCGTTCCAGGGAAGCCAGGGACGGGCGTATCTGTTCAATTCGGT GGTCAACGTAGCTTGTGGCCAAGCCGAAGAACGCGTCCTGCTAACTGGCTTACACGCCGTAGCCGACATTTACTGCGAATGCTGTAAAACGCCTTTAGGATGGAAATAC GAGCACGCTTTCGAATCTAGCCAGAAATACAAAGAGGGGAAGTACATCATAGAACTAGCTCACATGATCAAGGAGAACGGTTGGGATTGA
- the LOC134220846 gene encoding protein yippee-like isoform X1: MHISLFNLLFEEAANVGHANGHTSSSSSSGSGNMVKTFQAYLPPTNRTYSCVHCRAHLASHDELISKSFQGSQGRAYLFNSVVNVACGQAEERVLLTGLHAVADIYCECCKTPLGWKYEHAFESSQKYKEGKYIIELAHMIKENGWD; encoded by the exons ATGCACATATCCCTGTTTAATCTACTGTTCGAA GAAGCGGCCAACGTTGGGCACGCAAACGGGCACacatcgtcgtcatcatcgtcagGAAGTGGCAATATGGTGAAAACGTTTCAAGCCTATCTCCCGCCAACCAACCGAACGTATTCCTGTGTCCACTGTCGGGCACACCTAGCTAGTCACGATGAGCTTATATCGAAATCGTTCCAGGGAAGCCAGGGACGGGCGTATCTGTTCAATTCGGT GGTCAACGTAGCTTGTGGCCAAGCCGAAGAACGCGTCCTGCTAACTGGCTTACACGCCGTAGCCGACATTTACTGCGAATGCTGTAAAACGCCTTTAGGATGGAAATAC GAGCACGCTTTCGAATCTAGCCAGAAATACAAAGAGGGGAAGTACATCATAGAACTAGCTCACATGATCAAGGAGAACGGTTGGGATTGA